The Takifugu flavidus isolate HTHZ2018 chromosome 16, ASM371156v2, whole genome shotgun sequence genome contains the following window.
TTGTTCAGTCGGCCAATCACCCtcagctctggttctgctcGGAGGCTGAAACACTCCGCTCCTTTTCTCTACAGTAAATAAGAGTAAAGTACAAGAAGTTGTAGGCAGGACCGCTGGCAACCtcagcaggacctgcaggacgtGGGTCTTTACTGCTAACCACCGTGTAATGCTAACGAAGTAATCTCAAAATAATCCAAATCAAAATGTAAAAGCAGACTGCTGCTTTCTTTAACCTCGGAACGTGAACCCTAAACGGACTGATGATTAACTGGTGCCTGTTTGTGGCCAGCGCTCTTCTGCAGCTGAACTGAAGCTCACGTACCTGAAGCAGAGCTGCGATGATCCTGCGCGTCTCTTGGTAGATCATCTCTGGGCTCCAGTGATCATTCATGCCTTTCAATGCCGCTGCGATCCGGTTGTGCTCCCTGTGAAAGAGCGTGTGGAGGGAAGCCAGGTGCAAACCCTCGTTGGCCCGACTGTCTCCAGCATGGAAACACTCCACGCGCTCCCCCTCTGGACTCTGCCTGCAGCGTGAACGTTTGCCAACAGGCGGAAGGAAATCCCTTCCATTGGGATCCCTGAACTTGCTGTTGATGACGAGTTTCCCATTCAGGCCTGCAAGGTCCCGGAGGGAGAACTGCACCTCTGCAGTGCTGCCGTAAATCTGCGACGCGTCCATGAAGGAGGTGACGGTGTTGATCTGCTGGCGCTGCAGAACCTGCTCAACGTCCGGCCAGAGGCTGAGGGAGCAGGCAGCCACGGAGCGGAAGAAAGGCAAGCAGCCCTGCGCATCGCctgtctgaggagaggagggcgatTGGTTTAACCAACACTAGCTCTTATCTCATTAGCATAGGAGCGCTAATCAACACAACATTTAACCTGTCAGCTGTTGATGTAGCAGGGACACGCCAGTCTGAGCACACGGACGGACACatgagagatgaagaaaagcaAACACGTATGTTTGCACGTACCTGAATGGGAAAGCACAGGCGGATATTCGTACAGGTCGTCAGGCAGTCGGTGGCACTGCTTTGAGGGGTAAAGCTGATATCATGATCGATGAACTGGCCCCACTCCACCAGCATGTGAGAGTAGATGTCGACGTCTGCTGCTTCGGTGCTCCTCACTATCCTCCtgctgacctctgtgacctggGGACATTTAACAACACGCCTACAGGAAGCTGCTCATTGGAAACCCCAcccgctcttcctcctgtttcaCAGTGATGATCTATTTCAAGagcatttccattttaaaaggcAAGAAGAAGCTCAGATATCCCATAGCACCAATAGATGTAACAAGAAATGGAACAACAAAGGTAATAACTGCAGTAATCATCAGTTTCCCCTCCAAGCCTGATAGGGGTTTTTGTAGCCTACCGAGGGAAGCGGGACCCCATTGTAGAGCCGTCCCCTGTTCCAGCCTTTGGGTTCTCGCTGTCCATCTTCATATTCCGCTGGAAGCCATCTGACCAAGGGCATGCTGGCGGCCCCCCAGAGCGGATTTTCCCTGACAAAGACAACCGTGGAGTTACTGCTGGAGGGGACATCCTCCCGTCCAGAGCATGAACAAATCAGTGTGTTGTGAACATTAGTAACTTCTGAGGAAGTCAAGTTTTAGAGGGGCCATCAGAGATACATTTATGAAgaaatgctgctgtttggaaGGTTGGACGtggaggacagaaggacagagggaCATTCCTCCATACCATGAAGGACATATTCCAAAGGAAAGCGTCTAATGTGCTGTATCACAGCAACTGGACCGTTGGCTGATTCGCTCTCATCCAGGAGGCTCCGTCAGCTCACTGGCTCTTTAGGAGCTCCACTTGGATGAACAGCCCAGTTGCTGTGgttcaactaccagaattaccCAAGCGGGATGAccgagaaccttcacagacatacTGCACAATCAAGAGTTTGTTCAGCCACCTGTTATTGCAGATGCCAGATATGGAGCGGTACTTGTCGAGGTCACTGTGTTGACATCGGAGCGGCGGCGGTGCCGAGGAGCATCCGGACCACTGAGCCATCAGCTCCACGTCGTCCCACTGCAACGGCTCTGGCAAAGCAAACCCACTTGAATAAATTGGAGAATCAAGGAATCACAATCTAATATGATGTAACTAATATGATGTCTGATCTGGAGTCAGACCAAAGAAAACTCAAATGTATCAGCTGTCTTCATTGGAATCAaacatccagagccttcagTAACCCTAACTGGAGCAGAAGGAGGCTCCCTTTCCTTTGACAGAGCCAAGAGGGCGCTCCTCAGCCACAGAACACACTTCCATCCacatcactttaaaaaaaaactacctGAAGACAAAAGAAACGGTTTCCAGGTGGACTGAGCCACCATGAgcgctgctgctgggagcaacTTGACATCTTTCTACTGCAGAAGACGTCAGAACTGACAGTTTCAGTTCAGGTTTCAGACTGGAGGCAACTAAACGTGCGGTGAAGCTGATGCAACACATCCTCCCGTCCTCTTTCTTCCTAACTTTGCTGGTAACATCTCTGGTTTACGGGAAACCaggaaaaagagacagaaaaggagcTCCCTACCTGTTGTCTTAGCAtccctcttctgtctctggATCTTCAGGACCTGCAGACTTGCCTGAAACACCTCTGCAGGGATGGAAACCCCCCCGTTCTCTGGTTGCTGGTGGGCTGGAAACGCACCAGTGGAGGACAAGAGCGCTCGTGGCCTGGCAACAGAGTCAGACGAGCACAAATGAAGCTGCGCTTCCTCACGTCTGCGCGCCGGTCGAGTGTTTGCATGCGTTACCGCTGTCTGGACTGGACCTGACGGACCGCTTCAAGGATGTCTCCATGTGAAGCCAGAACGTGTCTGAACGTGGTGGCTGGAGACGCGTAAAGAAAGCATCAAGTAAAACTCAAGCACTGAAATGTTTGAATGACACGGCAGCGCAACGATAGAATTGGTTGCCTGAACGTTCAGATCTCAGCCCCCAAAGTCTTAACTTACAGTTTAGACGTGTGGCGTCTTCAGCTGGAGCGCCTGGGTGAAGAGCGCAGAAGAACGCAGCCACGACGAGCACGTTACGGCCGGCACAGCGGTCCATGTTGGCCGTCCGATCGCAACCGTGTCGCAGCCACACTGAAAGAATTCAGCCTCAGACTTTTCTGGTCCTTGACTGGTTCAAAAACAAACTCGGAGACAAGACAGAGATAGTTGTGAAGGAACGTGTGCTTAGATGGCGGCTACAAGGCAGCACGGGCCAAAACGTCCTCGGTCCATTTGGCCGCTGCTTCTCCTTTGGGAAGTCTTTCCACCGTCGGCCCGCCCTAACGGACACGGATCCACGTCACCGCACAGTTCTGCGTCAGCAGTTGAGGGTTTGATGACGCCGGGACGAGCTGAGACAaaggcaggacaggaggagccAGCAGAACCTCTGCCGGGGTTCTGACCCCAGCAGAGGTTCTGCTGGGGTTCTGACCCCAACACACCAGAGGTTTCCTCTCACACTCTTAAAGAAGCAAATCTGCAGCGTCgttaaatttaaaaagatgTAACGAAGATTAAAAAAGCAGCTAGTTTACTGGCTTTAATATCAGTTTTCAACATGACGGCAGAATTTTAGAAACGTCAACAGTCACTTTTATTAAAGCTGCTCAAAAATCTGCAAGAAAAGTCAAAGGGAAAAGGAGGGATTCCATAACGAAGTGGAACGATGAACCGACGGCCCATTTAGAAAGTTTCATGTGTGAAGTGCAGCGATGACGACGGAGAGTTCAAACTGCTCATCTAACAATGCTGGAAGCGCAGCGCTGTACGAACAGTTAGAAGCTAACGGAAGCTAACAGAAGCTAACGGAAGCTAACAGAAGCTAACAGAAGCTAACGGAGGCCGGAGCAGCCGAGCTgagctgcaggtcagaggtcatcccGCCCACCtggctttgctttgctttgctaaccctaacccactgaGCAGGAGTCCAGGAGTGTCCTTGATGTTGCGCTGATGCAGCTTTGTGACGCGCGAGtacacgtgcgtgtgtgttgtcatggcaacttAGCCAAACCAAATCTGTAGTTGTTTTTGAAGGTGAAAATATCTGAGGAGCAATATTTCTTGTTAAACTGGACACTAGCATCTTTAAATCCTTTCAGCTTGACTCAGTCAAACTcaagaggtccagcagaaccattAACGTGAGGCCTGAATGCTGAATGACATCCTCATTCAGGCCAAGAGCAAATCTAGAAAAAGCTGTGAGCAAATCCATGATCCATGATGGATCCATGATGGATCCATCATGGATCCATCATGAACCCATTCAGATGAAAAGAGACTTCAGGCTCCAGCTCATTGGCTCCATTAGGGAGgcacatgtgtgttttggtCTGTCAGCAGGAGAATGTAGATGGAAAAAAGAGTGTATTCCTcacctgggttagggttaactgggttagggttacctgggttagggttaactagtGCACTCACTGGGTGCTGTGTGTACTGAGGTCCAGTGGTGTCTGGACCCAACACATCTGGTGCTCTAGTTCTTGCTCTAATATCGCCCTGCGGCATGGATACGCCACAGGAGAGTCAACTAAccgctcaagggttagggttagggttagggttagggttaggactcaGCCACCCCGCATCACCGGAGCTCTGAAGGAGAGGCGGGAAAACGAGGAAGCAGAGTCTCATCTGGACCTGCAAGCAGATGGTGACACCTCGAAACAACAGTTCCACAAAGCTGAGCAGTCCAGCTGTGAAGATGGAAAACTTCTGGCCTTCTGGTTGTGGACTGATCATCTCCACCTGGTTTCACTGCTGTAAATATGCCAAAGATCCAGGAGCTCTGTGGAGACACTTGTGGAGCCAACGGTCCAGAACATCAACCTCGTCGTATCCAGGACAGCCTGGTGTTCTCAAAAGAGCAGCAACGCTTTCGCTGGTGCTGCGTGTGCTCCCTTTACAGTAGGTGACGCGGAACGCTGTGGCGGTCCGGACATTCCCATTCAGTTCATGCTGTAACACCACCGGCACAGGACGGCCCTGCGGCCGGAGAACCACGGAAATGGACCAAACGAACGACGTGTGGCGGCATCAAAGGAAAGGACTCCTGTCTTTAACTCTTCTTTGATACAGTTCAGAGCTTCACAGTCGACTGGCTCAGTGCGTCACGTTCCTGCACGTGGCCACGCAGCAGATGTGAGGAGGTCCATCCTAACTGTCCACTAGCGTCCACGGAGGCTTTGACCGTACATAAAGAGCGGGTCCATGGAGGCCACTTTGGCAGCAATAAACGAGTGGACACAGTGAAGGACAGCTGTCAAATTAGCAAACTCAAGGTCCTGCAAGacaagagaagagaggagcatCGACCCAGCTGGAATGAGCTAGCAACACGGTGGATAATGCTACCAACTCTGGACACACTCGCACTCATTGTGATTAATCACCTTCTTTTCTATTTGCTGACTCTCAGTATTCTTGAAAAGGAGCTTGACCCTGGTTTTACCATCATCAGAGGAGCCTTTAAGTTGGGAGAACTTGTACCTCCACAGAACAATCTAGGAAAGGATcagaacaaaacagatgatCCCGTTAAACAGAACAGGGGCAAAGATGCACTTAGAACGAGGAGTTTACCTTTGAAGGACCTTCTGAGCAGGAGAAGCCTGAGCCAAAATCGATGGTGAAGCTCAGCAGGTTCCCCTGGCACGTAGCTCTTCCACTGTTGACAGACAACTGAGACGTTCACGTCTCTGCGGGTCTGAACCGTCCAGTAATGTGCTGGAAAGTCATCATCTCAACCTGCCTCACACCTTTTTTTGCAAATCCACTTCTGGACAATGAAGTGTGATAAAAGTGTGATAAAATaaacttcatttatttatttgaaaaggaAGAATTCATAAATGCTTTAGGTAATTTGGTACTTTAGCTCATTCCATTTTTAAGAGGTTCTAATTGGTCCATTCCATTGTGAAGGCCTCTGAACcctctctgagctgaggaaccgAGACCTGCGTCAGGTAGAGGCCTTTCAGggcggaggtggggggggggcacaggccggaggtggggggggggcacaggccggaggtgggggggggcactctggGGAACAGGGCCTTGAGCCGGACACTCAATCCCAAAGCGTGCACAGCAAAACTAGCGTCACCACAGAATGTTGGGCGCTGCACAAGAGAACCAAATCAACGGGACCAACTTATCTCTTATATATAAACCGGCCTTGGCCCATTGGGTCGTAGTCAGAACCAGCTTCACACACGTACCTCCAAcatagggttagaggttagaggtacGTGTGtgaagccctaaccctaacacacatcaaaacacacaaaagctgaTTTTGCATTTAGATGCTGAACAGCAGATTTCTGAGGGTAAAACTGTGATCTACCGGCGTGCACTGTGATCTACCGGCGTGCACTGTGGTCTACCGGCGTGCACTGTGATCTACCGGCGTGCACTGTGATCTATCCACGTGCACTGTGATCTACCGGCGTGCACTGTGATCTACCGGCGTGCACTGTGATCTATCCACGTGCACTGTGATCTACCGGCGTGTACTGTGGTCTACCGGCGTGCACTGTGATCTACCGGCGTGCACTGTGATCTACCGGCGTGCACTGTGGTCTACCGGCGTGCACTGTGATCTACCGGCGTGCACTGTGGTCTACCGGCGTGCACTGTGATCTACCAGCGTGCACTGTGATCTACCAGCGTGCACTGTGATCTACCGGCGTGCACTGTGGTCTACCGGCGTGCACTGTGATCTACCGGCGTGCACTGTGGTCTACCAGCTTCAGATTAGGCTGTACACAATTAACGATAGTGTAATTAGCCCAGCAATGATGACACACTGTCCAGAAAAGGATGATCCCTGGTTCCCATGACACCCCTGGTTCCCATGACACCCCTGGTTCCCATGACACCCCTTCTCTCAGCCTTGTCACGTGCACAGTTAGTGCAGATGGATCTGATGTTGGAAAGAGCCTGTtcttctgctcccccccccccccccccatcacgtCTGCTGTTCTTGCATCATGTAACACAGAATATGCAACAAACACACTTTGGAGAACTCCTCATTACAGAGCCAATCAGCTTGGCATCGTTAGCAGCCACATGCTGTCTGCCGAGGGAACAGGACTGGAGCAAATGTAACCCGAGCCCAAATGTGTCgagtcttcctcttcctcccacctctGAGCACAGATGCTACCTGCATCACCTGAGCACCGTCCTACTGCCAAAAGGCTCCACAATGGCGTCCTTTCTTTTAGCTTTGTGTCTTCAGGAGTTCTAACGGTGACCTCCGTCACCTGCACCGACCTGCCAGAGGTCAATTCAACCTGTTGTTGGTGCAGACGTCATACTTTGCTGAAGTCGATTTTAAGTCTTTCTTTAGCATTTCACGCTAACTTTAAGAACAAACCTTTCtgaacagctgccacacagacagacactttATTAAAAGCTGTTGGAATATGTGGTCTCAGCGAGTCCCCACTCAGCAGCATTGATCTGACAAGTAAATGAAGAGGCAGCACATGTAAACAAGGGCTTTGCACTGGTTTAGGCAACCTAATTACCTAAATGTTAGAGTGCCAGTGCCTGCATGAGCAACGTAAGAATTTTTGAATGGGATCTGAGTTGTATTATGGACTATGATGTCCTGAACTGTTCAGAATTTGTGAGTGTGATATTTCATTTAGCATTAGAATGGCTAGCATCACTGTTTTTTGCCGTGCTTTTCCACAattcttccctaaccctaaccttaaccctctaaccctaacctaaccctaacctaacccgagtcctaaccctaaccctattaaccttgaccctaaccctattaaccctaaccctattaaccctaaccctattaaccctaaccctaatgctgaccctgaccctaacgctgaccctgaccctaacgctgaccctaaccctgaccctgaccctgaccctaacgctgaccctaaccctgaacctgacgctgaccctgaccctaatgctgaccctgaccctaaccctgaccctgacccgcAGGAACATCTTCTAGGTTAGCACCTTCACTGCTTAGTACTAAATACATTTAGCCCAAAGtcatttgaaatgattttccTTCCAGGCTAaaagttagagggttagagttaggggttaaggttagggttagggttagagggttagggttagggttaaagggttagggttagggttatggttaattgaattgaattgaattgaatcaggtttattgccattgttcatgtaatacacagtattacacaagctaggaatttgtcttggtgtgacgctgcgacattcaacataaagaacacaacactagaataagataaataaaataaaataagacatatatacagtatatatataatagtaagaaatagtgcaggtcaatgcaggagtaatgtgatgttcatgggtccgctggctgctgtacgtggtgcttaagtgctgagtcacttggtgttcagcagcctgatggcagaggggaagaagctttatgtagcgggaggttttggtccgaatggaccgtagtctcctgcctgaggggaggggggaaaccagtccgtgaccagggtgggaagggtcggccgtgatccgacctgcacacctccgggtcctggagatatacaggtcctggatggatggaagcctgcagcccatcaccttctcagcctcagtctgtccctgacggtggcaccagcaaaccacacggtgatggaggaggggaggatggactcgatgatggccgtataaaactgcgccaacatcctgggaggcagtttgagcttcctcagcttccgtaggaagaacatcctttgctgggccttcttgatgagggagctgatggttggctcccacttaaggtcccgggtgatggtggtgcccaggaagcggaaggagtccgcgatggtgatgggggggagtccatgagggcaaggggggcaaaggggctgtgactttcctgaagtccactatca
Protein-coding sequences here:
- the tpo gene encoding thyroid peroxidase isoform X2 is translated as MDRCAGRNVLVVAAFFCALHPGAPAEDATRLNSTTFRHVLASHGDILEAVRQVQSRQRPRALLSSTGAFPAHQQPENGGVSIPAEVFQASLQVLKIQRQKRDAKTTEPLQWDDVELMAQWSGCSSAPPPLRCQHSDLDKYRSISGICNNRENPLWGAASMPLVRWLPAEYEDGQREPKGWNRGRLYNGVPLPSVTEVSRRIVRSTEAADVDIYSHMLVEWGQFIDHDISFTPQSSATDCLTTCTNIRLCFPIQTGDAQGCLPFFRSVAACSLSLWPDVEQVLQRQQINTVTSFMDASQIYGSTAEVQFSLRDLAGLNGKLVINSKFRDPNGRDFLPPVGKRSRCRQSPEGERVECFHAGDSRANEGLHLASLHTLFHREHNRIAAALKGMNDHWSPEMIYQETRRIIAALLQIITMRDYVPKIIGAESWEDHMGPYCGYDPSVNPSVANVFSTAALRFGHGTISPKVSRLNQSFQEHELFPSLNLHNNFFVPWRFTQEGGVDPLVRGAIGTPADTRNTHMFLSDEVTDRLIVLNVPRLMDLAALNLQRGRDHALPGYNAWRQFCGLKRIQTLSDLKAVVGNCRVARKIWNMYKHPDNIDVWLGGLFEKFLPGARVGPLFSCLIGRQMKAIRDGDRFWWEAEGVFTRLQKAALLNGSLSRIICDNTDIKQLLPDSFLFRQYPSGYTSCDQLPSVNLEAWREEESQELKCCGRPGTVENGDFILSSTSGKLAAHYSCYHGFQLRGAAAIVCEGTRWSDPPPRCERAPSSPDCGPSADSRRNGAYS
- the tpo gene encoding thyroid peroxidase isoform X1, which codes for MDRCAGRNVLVVAAFFCALHPGAPAEDATRLNSTTFRHVLASHGDILEAVRQVQSRQRPRALLSSTGAFPAHQQPENGGVSIPAEVFQASLQVLKIQRQKRDAKTTEPLQWDDVELMAQWSGCSSAPPPLRCQHSDLDKYRSISGICNNRENPLWGAASMPLVRWLPAEYEDGQREPKGWNRGRLYNGVPLPSVTEVSRRIVRSTEAADVDIYSHMLVEWGQFIDHDISFTPQSSATDCLTTCTNIRLCFPIQTGDAQGCLPFFRSVAACSLSLWPDVEQVLQRQQINTVTSFMDASQIYGSTAEVQFSLRDLAGLNGKLVINSKFRDPNGRDFLPPVGKRSRCRQSPEGERVECFHAGDSRANEGLHLASLHTLFHREHNRIAAALKGMNDHWSPEMIYQETRRIIAALLQIITMRDYVPKIIGAESWEDHMGPYCGYDPSVNPSVANVFSTAALRFGHGTISPKVSRLNQSFQEHELFPSLNLHNNFFVPWRFTQEGGVDPLVRGAIGTPADTRNTHMFLSDEVTDRLIVLNVPRLMDLAALNLQRGRDHALPGYNAWRQFCGLKRIQTLSDLKAVVGNCRVARKIWNMYKHPDNIDVWLGGLFEKFLPGARVGPLFSCLIGRQMKAIRDGDRFWWEAEGVFTRLQKAALLNGSLSRIICDNTDIKQLLPDSFLFRQYPSGYTSCDQLPSVNLEAWREEESQELKCCGRPGTVENGDFILSSTSGKLAAHYSCYHGFQLRGAAAIVCEGTRWSDPPPRCERAPSSPDCGPSAGWAERFPASPPWGEQGHLKAISCHYPRLPNPP